The Amaranthus tricolor cultivar Red isolate AtriRed21 chromosome 14, ASM2621246v1, whole genome shotgun sequence DNA window TAACATACTAGAATATagcttgatttttttgtttgtttacaaGTCCACTTTGTTTGGCTGCTTGTAGCTGTTGCTTTTATGGTTGTCCTACACTGCTATATTCGTGTATCGTTTGCTGCTGAAGTAGGCAGTAACTGTATCGTGTTTTATTCCGATACCTGTTTAGCCCATCTGCATCAACTACTTTGTTACTAAGTAGATCGATGATGACGATGTATGACAATGAAGCTAACCTTGTTTTGGTAAAATTTAGGAACATCTTCATATCTTGATTCTTGACAATGGGCTTCTTTGACCCATTTGAGAAAAAGCAATTGTTGGAACTTGGAAGAGTGGGTTTATACTAAAAACATTGTGATACTTGTTTTTTCCAGAGAGGTCACGTCAATGTTAATTACAATTTGGTTGGGATTTGGGAAAATGTGAAAATTGTATTTGGATTATGACATTGTTGCCTTTGTTTCTCATATTCTTATAGGTTCAAAGTGTGAGGGAGGAGACGGTAGACAGAGTTGAAAGAGTTGAAATGATTTGAGGATAAGGCAGATCGTTTCGTTTGTTAATGCATTTTCTAATCAATTGTTTTTTGTGTATTGTGTTGGACGATTCCAACGTTTATAGTCGAGTTGGAACTTGGAAGTTAGTCGGAGAATAGGGATAATGGGGTTGTCTCATTTTTAAGGGCTTTGGTTTTCGAGTTTTTTAAGGTACCTAAATTTGATTCTCCTCTGTCGACTTTGTTTGTTTGTATGACTTGCTTGTTCGATTTAGGCTTGAATTTAGTTGGAGGGAGGAGCAATTGAGCATGCATACTTTTTACTTGGATTGTTGTATTTGCAGGCAGCTTCGCCCATGATTTACACTGTAATCAGTGTGTTTAGCTGGCTTTATCTATGTAGATGAAGGTTCGTTTAAACCTACTTTTTATAAGCCTGTTTAGTAATCATCTGATTTGCAAGGATCTAACAACCGATTAGAGGTGGTTCATAAATAACAAAATGATGGATACTGGACGGTTGGCCCTTGAATTAAACAATCAATAATTGAACCGAATCAGGATGGGGAAAACTGGTTCACAGTTGACTCAGATCGGTAAAAAGAGCAGTCTCACTTTGCGCTTTGTGCGCCTTGAGTTAGACCTCATGCGCCTTAGTGTGCCTGACATTGCGTTTTTCGTCTTGTGCACCCGGTGTGTGTTCTTGTTGTGTTGGGCATTTAAGTTGAGCTTGTTGTGTTGAGCATTGAAGTCTGAGAACTAGTTGCTTCCAATAAAAATAGAACAGCAaagtaaatgaataaataaaaataactttgtGTATTCTCCATATCGTTATTTTAATAATTGCGCTAAAATAGTATTTGCAAGAATGATAAtgaatgtttttaaatttgtttatataattgtTGCGACCGACAATGTGTTTTTGCTTTCAGCGATGCATTTAAATTTTCTTGAGTCACATTTTTCCTGTTGGAAGAACTTGGTGCAAAGCTGattttatgaatattttttgtGGTTGTGGAGCATTTTATATGCTTATTATTACTTGATTTAGTTTTAttacttttctctttttttcaaGGCTCTTTTAGAGTAGATctaaattttgtaaatttttatttactaaaatcatacttttttcattcttttttttctcatttattttttttgcacattttttaaattaaattttaagccctaatatctctaaatactcatcataaaaaattatgttttatcatctatatgtTTTAGAAAACTTAATCGAATttctcttaaaaataaaattctaaacaGAAAGAACATTTGAAAATAGAGTAATTTAATAcatgagtattatttttttagaatcgtaattaaaagattaatcaCACTCATTATCTTCCAGCCCTAACTTTCTTTTGGCACATTTGTTATCTgagaaatttttaaaatgaaaacttGAAGGGATTTTTTTATCCTCGTAAGATTGTACATACCCAAAGTCAtgcaaaaaaatttcttttacttCTTCCTTCTGatctttttttataattcaacattacttatattttgtataattgtgtcataaatgtttaaaaattattattcagtgatagatattactttttttttttgaaagtataAAAATTCCTTTTAAATGTTCATAAGACAGTTAAAAGTTAGGTCCAAATTGTCTAAATCTTCGGCAAAAGTAAAACTTGTTTGGATCGACTTGgttttccataatttttaaagaCCTTAAATCACTATGTTTGATAAATTGGcaatcaatgaacaacaaattttcaattattgtttatttagaTATAAAGTAGACTCGGGCATGACTTGGTCATCCTCTTCATTATCTCTTCTTGCTTTATAGGCATTCACTCTTTTATAGTACGCATCAGTGATGACTTCAGCATCCCTCTTTAAAATCAACTCAGCCAACTCCAATTCCTGAAGTACAACATCAACTACAttaatataacaataacaaaaaataacacAATATATAAATGCCTACTTTGGTATGTTAGAACTCCTAGTGAGCATACCAAAAGCCTCCATATTATAAAACCTAattcaaaatggaaaaaatacTTACTACACATATAAACAATTCCTACTTTAAAAATATCCTACGTACCTGCTTCACTTATAATAAACACCTAATTCAGAACACATACTAAAACCCTCACATATCTTAAACATATACTTTAAATAACCTAAATATCTACTTCAGATAGTAGAAACACCTATATACATACTAAAAACACCTAATTTACAAAACACACACCCATACTTTGCAGACCATAAAAACCTACTACCTATACCATATTTACCTACTATTTGAATCATAAGTATTAATAAAAGCATGTagataatttgaaaataaatgcaAGAAAACTATAACAATGGAATATGAAGACTTACATCCTTTGCCTTGGACCTCAATTCCTCGTCCGTAGACCATCTTTCATTCAACATATACTTGACAAACCTCCCCTCAGAAGGCTCTTCAGCCACAATTTCTTGTACAACttcatccttcttattatctTCAAATTCATCACCACTACTTTTACACCAATCGGTGTATTGATGTGTAATTGGCAACCCATCCAACACCAATACACCCCTACCAAAACCTTTCGCCTTCTCTATCTCAAATCTTGATTTCATAAGTTTCTCGGAAATATTTTTAACCAAAGGCAAGGACCTTGAATAAGGTTTGCCTTGATAAGGGAAACGATAACAGTAACAGAAAAGTAAAATCAATACACAACCATTGACATATTTTACAGAGTTATCACTATTTACCCGTCTAATCGACTCACATAAAGTGTCCAACACAAAAGAGCACCAATCAAAACTTTGAATTGTTGCAGCATCAGCAATAGCAGGATAAATGCTCCTCCTTAATCGAAAGTCGGGAAGAGGAGCAAGAATCAAACAAAGGGAATACAAAACGAAAATCTTCTTGAAGTCATCCCCTCCTTCAGGATATCTAGAAAAAAGAGCTAAAAGATTCTTAGCTTTAACAGCTTCAACATTttgaaaaccaagtttgttcAACCAATTATCAAAAGTATTTTCACACTTCTTTGTCTTGCACATGATTTGTTTTCCAGGATTTAAAGGCAATCCTAAAATATCATAAACATCATCTGCAGTAATTATGTACCCTGGTTTGTTCGGAATATGTTGCACTCTATTCACGGAGTCAAAGTGAGCCACAAGGTATGGTATAATACCAGAAGGAAACTTTCCAAACTTTACCTTCAACAACCCATCAAATCCAATAGCTTTAACATCACTAAGTTGAGCTGCAGTCAACTTAATCTCATCTTTCCCATTGTGTAAAAATAAGTGGGGCTTACAATTTGTGAAAACAACTTTATCAACACTGCaaggcaaaaaaaataaaataaagtatataaatacatacatataaatatgtatatatatatacagtggCGGATCCAGAACTCACAGTCAGTGAGAGCACATATTACTTGTAGTTACAGGAAATAATccaataaaaaatttctaaactgcaatttaaaaaaaaaatttaaaaaaaactatagcattttcatgaatttttgagttttgttaaaaataagaaTGTTGGTGGtcgttgttgttattgttatggtGGCAACATCACATTCATAGAGGTGACTTTTGATGGTTCCAGTAGTAGGGTGTTGACGTAGAGGAGTGATCTTTGGAGGtctaacatttttaaaaaagtttgaaCAGGGGCAAACTTAAGGTTAAATCCCGTATATCGTTACACGATTCAATAATATTATATCTTGCCTTACATAAAAAGTATACAATGTTGtttgaattataaaaataacttcaattaaaacaataataatcattaaaacacactcataaatgaaaattttttaattaattaaaataagaaataaaaactcacaaatatataattattttataaaattattatttagtaaacaataataaatttagaaaacatataaaataagacaaaaaattatgAATCACTCACAcaaaataagtaattattcagtaacttttagaaaaaaaaaagtaataatttttattggacAACAATAAACCTTAGTGTTAAATGGTACTATTTCCAACAAAATTGAGCTGCTAAGATATCAACTAATTTACTAAAATCAACTAAACATCACGAATGGCTTCCTGGCTCAGTGATGCGTGTGCACCTTGCAATTTTGAGGTCGGAGTATCGATTCCTTTGAGAGGCATAATTTCTAAcgaatttctgtttaatttttTAACGGCCAGTGCCCTCACGTGCGGGCGCGTGCACCCCCATAgcctatgtatatatatgtgtatattatattataaggtAGGGTGAAGAAAAGGGAAGGCTACGTGATATTCGATCTAAAGACCTTTTATGGAAAAGGCGGTACTTGCTCCAGCTGAGACAATACCCAATTCTCaaaatatgtaaatacataTTTACCATagaataaataaacaaaaactaTACAAAGCATAAACACCAACTACCCACCTACTGGATGTGTCATAAACACCTACTTGAAGAACCATAACTCCCCAATCCATATACCAAAGACACCTAATAAACAAACCATATACACATACTTTGGATGCTAGACACCTAATACATAATCCCTAAACACCTACCTTGAATACCATGAACACCTATTATACATACCCTAAACACCTAATGTATACATGCTAAACACCTACTAAACAAACCATAAATACCTAcatacataaacacctactACATATACTCTAAACACATATCTTGAATAACATAAACACCTATTACATATACCCTAAACACCTATTATATATGCCCTAAACACACTAAACATATATCCTAAACACCTACTGCATATATCCTAAAACACCTACCAAAATAATCATAAACACCTACACTGATATCACCTAGTACATAAACCCTGAACACCTACCTTGAATACAATACACACTCCATATATACTATACACCTATTGTGAAATCCCTGAACATCTACTATATGAACCCTAAACACCTACTACATATGCCCTAAATAGCTACTACATATGTAATGAACGTCAACTTTACATACATTAAATACCTACTTTGCATAACATAATATACACTAAACACTTACTTATATAACAAAAACACatacttaaaatatattaaacacATAATTTAAACTTACATTCCTTCTTCAGTTTCCATTTTAACAACGCATACTTTAGCCCTCAGACGCTTAGTCTTTGACTTAGATGCGTCATCTACTTGAGAGCACTGATCCTTCCTCTTTAACACAATGTCTGTCACATTTTGATCTacatttttggttttttgtaAAACCAAAGCAAGAGATTCATTATCCTCAAATGACTTATCAGCATTTCTAGGAGATTCCATATCTGAAAACATGAACAACGAGAATGAATCCATAtgtaaaaacaaacaaaaaaaagtatttaaaactAAACCCTAATCAATTCCACATAGCcacaaaactaccaaaaaaCATATAAACTAGAAAAAATACGAAAACTTAGAAACTACACAATACTTTTTAGTTAGGTAAAATTACAGAAAAAAGATCAAAAATTATCTAAGTAAAAATGGCGACATTATTAGAAGAGTCATGAAGGGAGAATTGAATATAAAGGAGACAGCATTTAAATTTACCAGTTACTTTTTAAGGTTTTCTGCgtttatttcaaaaaaacttGATCGACCCAATTCAATTGGTTTCTTTAAGAAATCGTCTCAAAGGAAACAATTTGTGCACTTGCATGTAGTTGTCATGAAGCAAACAGACAGATATTCAAAGTTAGTGTTTAAAAATCGAATGCAAAATGGTTTTGTCTTTGACCAATGAAAATTCAATTCTCTGGAGTCTGGACAACATCAAAATCATTCCGAAGAAGCCTAATTGACAATCAAACCCCCCAAAGATCAACATCAATAATCAACCCTAAtaaccctttttctttttctctttactCCTATAATTTGGTGGGACTGTTGGGTCAACTATTAGAGGACGAAAACTAAATCAATTATTAACGATAGATTTAAGGATTGATTAACAAACCATTgaagtaaaaaatcaaataaaagatcaaccaaattaaccaaaataaaaataaaccccaaaaacacaaatcaaaatcaacacgAAAGAAAACAAGATACAACGACACATTCCAGTAAAACTAGTAGTAATATATGCTAGGATTATCTAATTAGATTTATAATACATAATTTTGACATTGAATTTCTGGATTTAATTTTGATAATTGAATTCCTAGATAACTAGATTACAATAGGAATTTTCACAATTGCATACGTGACATTAAGATTACTTACTTTCTCAATGGTTTAAGCAACGACGATTAAGGATGAATAAATTGGGGATTTTGAATGAAATTAGATTAATTAAGATAAAGAAGTTAGGAGGCTATTGGTTTGAATGAATTAGTAAGGAGTGAGGGATCAAGAGAAGGATTCTAGAATTAATTTGGATGAATCTACATAATGAATTTAGggggagttagggtttatggATGATGAATTTGGGGATGTCGAACAGTATTTTACTATTTAGaaggataaattttttttattttttttttttggttttaaataGGATATTTTGGACAAGAGTAGGGGTTCTTTAGTAAATTTATTTCTGAATTTATAAAGGAAAatttatgaatattatttttaatcgtTGCTTATGACCAAAATGCTAATTAtgctaaaattttctattagCACGTCTCAATATGAAATCACCTCATACAATAATTAAAgtgtattatttataaatttttcatttgGAAAATTGAGATTTATTGGATAAAAATCAAATACGGGAGGAGTGGTTGgagtttaataatatttaatcaatGGACAACTTTAGTTTGAGAGGTGTTCATTTAGGATATCAGGTTGATTTTGGGTCAAATGTTTTGGgtcaattcaaaatcaattcttGTATCAATGTTATTTTTTACATAAGTGTTATCCATTTTCATGTTGGGGAAAATCAAATTTGGTTATAATATCAGAAGTACGAGTCATCAgatctattttgaacacctctatttcACTATAGTGGTTGGCATTTTATGACAAATTGGTACATTTATTGTTCTTTGGAGAGAAATTGTTCTAAATTGATTGGTACTATTGGATAGAATTCCTATGGGTTGCACAATCTAATTAAAGAAACATCTTATAAGATctccggcataaaaaaccccataGGAAAAAAGTCGTTGACTCAAAAAATATAATGCTCCCTTTTAACTGTAGTGACACAACTTCTAAAGTGGACTAGCCACAAAAGAAACCTAGGCTATACCACAAGGTTTAAGCCCTAAAACACCTAGACCATCTGGGCCATACACCTGAGGTTAAGTTGTAACAGGCCCACCATAAAACACTAAAAGTTCCACTCTAGATTCCACCTTACACCAAAGAAGCAAGAAACTAACAACAAACCTAATGGGCCAATACTCCTAATCGATTAAGAATTCTAGAAAAGCCCTAACCCTAACCATTTATCGTTGTTGTAAACTCTAAAATCTCCTAACCACAAAATTATTGTCGTCCAAACTCTACcgaaaaaaagtaataatataagGGGTAGTCGTCCTGGCCAAGAGCCCACCTTTATAACACCTTTCAAAAATCATACCCCCTTAACCACACTTGCCCAAAACATAATTTTCTAATTAAACCACACCATGTGGCCCACCTAGGAAAAGCAGCCACCCCACTCGCGACCCTAGAAGTCACCATACAACACCACTACACCCCACTTTAATGCTGCACTGTGAAGATCAAAATCCCAGCCCCACTCAAGTTTTCAGCCATACACCGAGCCTCCATCATAATCACCAtaaaaaagtttcttataccATAAAATTTTCAACTACTTTTCCAAACCAGACCCCAGAATCACTAGGCTACACCACCAACCAAACACCAATGACCCTTGACACCATTATTGAGCGACACATCACTTTGCCTATTCAAAATTATGACTTGCAACACAAAGATCAACCACCGAAATAGGTTCATAAGTCCCAAACGTCAGAAGCAACACCAGATTCCCAAAGCCGACAACCGCCAACCACCATCGCTGTGAATCGCCAACCAAAACCCAACAGTCAATGGCGTCGCTTCATTACAATCCTCAAATGTCGGACTCTATACTCCACCACTCTTCCAAACACAGTAATTCGCCACCACCATGTACTCACACCTAAAATCTACTTGGGATTGCCACCAACTACCAGCAATGTCACTTTTGGTGCACCCCCTTGAGATCCTCCAAGGATGAGGAAAATCAAAACCCTAGGAGAGCCTCACACACAGACCAAACGAACAAAGAGGGTGAAGAAACCCGTGAGAAGAGGCTAAGAAGGAGGAAGGTACAGTGAAGGAGGGAAGAAGTTGAACAGTTTTGAGTTTAAGAAGTTTAAACGTTTCTTCGATGTAAGGTAGCTGGAAGCTGGAAGACCTTGCCCTAGTTGAAATGAGTTGAGTTTGAGTTTAGTCGGTAGTGTTGTATGAGTATGAAAAGTTATACCTATCATGAGTAGTGGGTAGGTGGTAGATCTGCCCCATATCTAGCGCTATGCCCACCTAACCTGCCTTATAtccatattatataatatagaagtataaaacAAAAGgttaaagttttaaaaataaataatttcatttacatTACCTGtacaaaaatttttataagaccCAAATTAAATATACTTTCTaatttagaatataatttttcttattgatTCAAATGAATATAGATCAAAATGATAGGAGTTTTTAAGACACTTCAACCATGATCCCCTATTTTTAAGTCTTTATCCGACTCACTTTTATTATGGTTTTGTAAGAGTCAGTTTGAAAATGGTACGGACTGAAAACAGACCTTACTACAATTAAAATGAAGCGGGTTATAAAAGGGCCTAATGAAACAGGtctttataaattgaaaaaacgAGCTCTActgtaattattataaattacaaTGACAATaggaattataaaatttttacaatttaataattataaacaataatttaattattataatttatcaaTAAGGATAATAATAATTTCTATTAGTGAAAATGGATGGGGCttgaatataaaattttaagggCCTTTATCCCGCTTGGTCCATATTCACTAGGCTCAACTCGGAACTTATTCGGCCTATTGAACACCCTTAGCCATAACACAACCACGAAAAATATCATGACAAGATACAAGAAAAAAGGAGAAAGTATACATATTGTTGAGGAAAGCTAAAATTAGGATCTTTTGACTTGTGATCTCGTGGTCAAAACCTCAAAACTAAATCAGCAACTCttatgagagaccgtctttataagaAACGAATCTCCCAAGCCCAAcccaacaatttaaaaaaagataaaaatctCCAAATTGACACGCATGTTTAAACTTATTTGGAGTTattgttataacctattgaagatagtattataacctattagagttggtattataaccttttaaagttggtatttagagttggtgttttaacttattaaagttggtatttggagttggtgttattacatattaaagttggtataacttattgaagttggtattataaacTATTAgtgttggtattataacctctatattaaagttggtatttggagttggcgttataacctattaaattgttattttaaccttaagttgttaacatattaaagttggtattataacctattacagttggtattttaacctattaaagttagtGTTTTAACCTGTTGTAGTTGGTTAAAACGCCAACTTTAAAAATCAACTTAACCGGTTAAtatatcaactttaataggttaaaacaccaactttattAGGTTAATATGCCAATATTAataagttataataccaacttcaataggttagcAATTTAAGgttaaaacaattaatatattaaaatgacacttcaaataccaattttaataagttataataccaactccaaataggttataataccaactttaataggttataacaccaacttcaaataccaactttaataggttatattatgttataatctaaGTTATGTTGTATTATAATCCCAAACAAGTTGTATTATGATCCCAACTTTAATACGTTATAAAACCAATTCAAAATAGGTTACACGGCGAATGTTTTTCTGATAGTTGTTGTTTTAGTAATAATGGACTGGCCCATTTGAGACACATCTTTTATAAAAATGGTCtcaaataagaatttgtgaaactaAATTTAGAATGACCCCTCTCCTGAGAAACCGTCTTTTCTAGAGACGGCTCTTTAGAGCCCAgcgataaatttaaaaaaataactgctGCTCTAAATCCCTTCAAACACGTGCGTTTTTTTGTAAGAAGAAACTGCTTTCTTTTACTCAGAAAATTTTTCTGAGTAACCGCTGCTCTAAAGAGTTTTGATAATAATGAATCAGTTTTCTTCATCTCCCTCACCCAACAATCATTTATACACACCTTCCACAACCTTAATATTTGTCTAACACTGAAAGAAATGATGCTTGAATTCAAATGTACATATAAGAATCGTTCTAATGTGGATAATTTTCACTTGCAAAACGATGAAAACGTCATGAAAGGTATGtaattattaagaaaatcaTGGTAGTTAATGATTGGGAATGTAAATGTAatgtaatgtttttttttttgaagcttCATCAATAGAGGAGCTAGATACAGTTGGAGAAGATAATGGGGTATATGAAGGGAATAGTAACGCCATATGCCCATATAAAGGTAATAAAATGACAATGCActctattataattattgttgtaATAAAACCTTTTTGGTGTTATAATCAGTAATATTTCTGGTTATaatgtaatttatttgatgtgTTACTACAACGTCTTTGGTTTTATATTGTTATCTAATTGGGATTATAATATAACACATTTGAGGTTATTGCATAATGTGTTTGGCattttgat harbors:
- the LOC130799603 gene encoding uncharacterized protein LOC130799603; translated protein: MESPRNADKSFEDNESLALVLQKTKNVDQNVTDIVLKRKDQCSQVDDASKSKTKRLRAKVCVVKMETEEGIVDKVVFTNCKPHLFLHNGKDEIKLTAAQLSDVKAIGFDGLLKVKFGKFPSGIIPYLVAHFDSVNRVQHIPNKPGYIITADDVYDILGLPLNPGKQIMCKTKKCENTFDNWLNKLGFQNVEAVKAKNLLALFSRYPEGGDDFKKIFVLYSLCLILAPLPDFRLRRSIYPAIADAATIQSFDWCSFVLDTLCESIRRVNSDNSVKYVNGCVLILLFCYCYRFPYQGKPYSRSLPLVKNISEKLMKSRFEIEKAKGFGRGVLVLDGLPITHQYTDWCKSSGDEFEDNKKDEVVQEIVAEEPSEGRFVKYMLNERWSTDEELRSKAKDELELAELILKRDAEVITDAYYKRVNAYKARRDNEEDDQVMPESTLYLNKQ